From Chryseobacterium shandongense, the proteins below share one genomic window:
- the ruvX gene encoding Holliday junction resolvase RuvX, with product MGQILAIDYGKARCGIAATDDMQIIASGLDTVSTPLLTEFLKKYFSENKVDEVVIGLPVDLKGNISEVETDILQFIEIFEKEFPTVKVNRFDERFTSKMASFFISQSGKNKKQRQQKGLIDKVSATIILQNFLEQKTR from the coding sequence ATGGGACAAATCCTTGCAATAGACTATGGAAAGGCGCGTTGTGGTATCGCTGCAACCGACGATATGCAGATCATTGCAAGTGGTCTGGATACGGTGTCGACGCCGCTTCTCACTGAATTTTTAAAGAAATATTTCAGCGAAAATAAAGTGGATGAAGTCGTGATCGGGCTTCCCGTAGATCTGAAAGGAAATATCTCCGAAGTGGAAACAGACATTTTGCAGTTTATAGAGATTTTTGAAAAGGAATTTCCAACGGTGAAGGTCAACCGCTTCGATGAAAGATTTACATCCAAAATGGCTTCGTTTTTTATCTCCCAGAGCGGAAAGAATAAAAAACAGAGGCAGCAGAAAGGATTAATAGATAAAGTAAGTGCAACCATCATATTGCAGAATTTTTTAGAACAGAAAACAAGATGA
- a CDS encoding SixA phosphatase family protein encodes MKKLILVRHAKSDWPEETEDFDRPLADKGLEEAMHMSRFMKNNNVAIDYFVSSPAVRALNTCKIFNQSYQINMITNEKLYNPSESNFESVIYDLDDNVNSVAFFSHNNGISNFANSISEDIFHFPTCGVAGFEIDCNSWSEFDGAKKRLMFFYDPGKIK; translated from the coding sequence ATGAAGAAACTCATCCTCGTAAGACATGCGAAAAGCGACTGGCCGGAAGAAACGGAAGATTTCGACAGACCATTGGCAGACAAGGGTTTGGAAGAAGCCATGCATATGTCGAGATTCATGAAAAATAATAATGTAGCCATTGATTATTTTGTATCGAGTCCGGCGGTGCGTGCATTAAATACCTGCAAAATTTTCAACCAGTCCTATCAAATCAATATGATTACGAATGAGAAACTTTATAATCCTTCGGAAAGCAATTTTGAATCGGTGATCTATGATCTGGATGACAACGTGAATTCCGTAGCGTTTTTCTCCCATAACAACGGAATTTCCAATTTCGCGAATTCCATTTCTGAAGATATTTTCCACTTCCCGACCTGCGGTGTGGCAGGTTTTGAGATCGACTGCAATTCGTGGTCGGAATTTGACGGTGCCAAAAAGAGACTGATGTTTTTCTATGATCCGGGGAAAATAAAATGA
- a CDS encoding DUF3822 family protein: MNILNLLFTKDGLTYQIAKNKSIVEEKSYFKDEESPENLISDKLDEVLLKQRIDEIHVISALNHFTLMPEGFSEHETGFDLIAFNAPVNKENEELMLSINEKFKVQFYYTFPKNFYKKIKDLALPVSFNFSGEKFLNSIQNKNNKEIHINLYHNQCEFFAIDQKKVILYNNLDVNSEVDFLYFIMFTLSKIGFGINETNFFAYGETTENETFISELQKFVKNLKIVYDNIPNKNFILN; the protein is encoded by the coding sequence ATGAACATACTTAATTTACTTTTCACCAAAGACGGATTGACGTACCAGATTGCCAAAAATAAAAGCATCGTGGAAGAAAAGTCCTACTTCAAAGATGAAGAATCTCCGGAGAATCTCATTTCGGATAAGCTGGACGAAGTATTGCTCAAACAGCGAATTGATGAAATTCATGTTATTTCCGCACTTAATCATTTTACGCTGATGCCTGAAGGTTTTTCAGAGCATGAAACCGGATTTGACCTCATTGCTTTTAATGCTCCTGTTAATAAGGAAAATGAAGAGCTGATGCTGTCAATCAACGAGAAATTTAAGGTTCAGTTTTATTACACATTTCCGAAGAATTTTTATAAAAAAATAAAAGACCTCGCTTTGCCTGTAAGTTTTAATTTTTCGGGCGAAAAGTTTTTGAACTCCATTCAGAATAAAAATAATAAGGAAATTCATATCAACCTTTACCATAATCAGTGCGAGTTTTTCGCGATTGATCAGAAGAAAGTAATTTTATACAACAATCTGGATGTGAATTCGGAAGTAGATTTTTTATATTTCATCATGTTTACACTGAGCAAGATCGGTTTTGGAATCAATGAAACCAATTTCTTTGCATACGGGGAGACTACTGAAAATGAAACCTTTATTTCAGAGCTTCAAAAGTTTGTTAAAAACCTGAAAATCGTTTACGATAATATTCCGAATAAAAATTTTATATTAAATTAG
- the murI gene encoding glutamate racemase, translating to MKTKKQDYSHLSPKQPIGIFDSGVGGLTVAKEIKRLLPHEDLIYFGDTKHLPYGEKSREAIIEYSTKITNFLLDQNCKAIVIACNTATANALNDVMQSVAGKVPVIDVINPVAEKVSYEIHNNVGVIATKATVNSGLYKKSIRKHNKWIKVDELATPLLVPAIEEGFKNHPITHAIIYNYLSNSKLKNIETLILGCTHYPLLIDEIKQYYGNRVRVIDSPNIVANHLKSILDKYNLLNDQNPNPNYHFYLSDLTKNFEKISKKFFGKTIDLELKVL from the coding sequence TTGAAAACTAAAAAGCAGGATTACTCTCATCTTTCACCAAAGCAGCCTATCGGAATTTTCGACAGCGGAGTGGGCGGTTTAACGGTTGCCAAAGAGATCAAAAGGCTTCTTCCCCACGAAGACCTGATCTATTTCGGAGATACCAAGCATCTTCCTTACGGTGAAAAATCCAGGGAAGCCATTATAGAATATTCTACGAAGATTACTAATTTTTTGCTGGATCAAAACTGCAAAGCAATTGTAATTGCCTGCAACACGGCTACTGCAAACGCCTTGAACGATGTCATGCAGTCGGTAGCCGGAAAAGTTCCGGTCATTGACGTGATCAATCCAGTTGCAGAAAAAGTTTCGTATGAGATTCACAATAACGTTGGCGTAATTGCCACAAAAGCAACGGTGAATTCAGGATTGTATAAAAAAAGCATCAGAAAGCACAATAAGTGGATCAAAGTGGATGAACTGGCGACACCATTATTGGTTCCTGCCATTGAGGAAGGTTTCAAAAATCATCCGATTACCCATGCCATAATTTACAATTACCTCAGCAACAGCAAGCTGAAAAATATCGAGACTTTGATTTTAGGATGTACGCATTATCCTTTACTAATAGATGAAATCAAACAATATTACGGGAACCGTGTCCGTGTGATTGATTCTCCGAATATCGTGGCCAACCACCTGAAAAGCATTCTTGATAAGTACAATCTGTTGAATGATCAGAACCCGAATCCGAATTATCATTTTTATCTTTCGGATCTTACCAAAAACTTCGAGAAGATTTCAAAGAAATTTTTTGGCAAAACCATCGATCTGGAATTAAAAGTATTATAA
- a CDS encoding DUF5606 family protein, with protein MLLEKIISISGKPGLYKLVSQLRNGFIIEDVTTKKKVSIGNSSQVSLLDNIAMFTFDKEVPLFEVFENIAKNYEYKEAIHHKATDAELKEFMTASLPNYDTERVYASDIKKLAQWYNILQKAGYITPESFVKAEPETLDGEPATEELNVEKEAPKKAAPKAEKPAAPKVKATSAAKAAPKSTHRKQG; from the coding sequence ATGCTGTTAGAAAAAATAATTTCAATTTCAGGAAAACCAGGACTTTACAAATTAGTTTCTCAATTAAGAAACGGATTTATCATTGAAGATGTTACCACGAAGAAAAAAGTAAGCATCGGAAACTCCAGTCAGGTAAGCTTACTGGATAATATCGCCATGTTTACATTTGATAAAGAAGTTCCTTTGTTCGAAGTTTTTGAAAATATTGCAAAAAACTATGAGTACAAGGAAGCCATCCACCACAAGGCAACGGATGCTGAACTGAAAGAATTCATGACGGCTTCTCTTCCGAACTACGATACGGAAAGAGTATATGCTTCCGATATCAAGAAACTGGCGCAGTGGTACAACATCCTTCAGAAAGCAGGATACATCACTCCAGAAAGCTTTGTAAAAGCAGAGCCTGAAACACTGGATGGCGAACCGGCAACGGAAGAACTCAACGTAGAAAAAGAAGCGCCTAAAAAAGCAGCCCCAAAAGCTGAAAAGCCAGCCGCTCCGAAAGTAAAAGCCACTTCTGCAGCCAAAGCCGCTCCGAAAAGCACGCACAGAAAACAGGGATAA
- the hemW gene encoding radical SAM family heme chaperone HemW produces MIYIHIPFCKQKCSYCNFHFSTSLNFKDEMLALMKKEIFLRKDELQNKNLQSLYFGGGTPSILSPDEIKSLIDEALKYFSFEKDIEITLEANPDDLDKNFLKGLADSPINRLSIGTQSFFEADLKLMNRAHTASEAEDSIKRAQDFGFENLSIDLIYGSPTSNLEIWKENVKKTITLQVPHISSYALTVEPKTALENWISKGKVNSPKEEQNQEFYYLSDFLKDNGFDHYEVSNFAKPGFYSRHNSSYWKYKEYLGIGPSAHSYNGFDRRSWNVANNQQYIKKLNSGLLAMEEEFLSQKDQFNEMIMIGLRTIWGVDLISLNEKFDSEMLEYFHKEIKSKLEEGILIIKENHLKIPEKHWFMADGIAADLFMV; encoded by the coding sequence ATGATCTATATTCACATTCCCTTTTGCAAACAGAAATGCAGCTATTGTAATTTTCATTTTTCAACATCTTTGAATTTTAAAGATGAGATGCTTGCTTTAATGAAAAAGGAAATCTTTCTTCGCAAGGATGAGTTACAAAATAAAAATTTACAATCCCTTTACTTTGGGGGTGGAACACCTTCCATTCTTTCGCCGGATGAAATAAAATCTTTAATTGATGAAGCTTTAAAATATTTTAGTTTTGAAAAGGATATTGAAATCACTTTAGAAGCGAATCCTGATGATTTGGATAAAAACTTCCTGAAAGGATTGGCTGATTCTCCCATCAACCGTTTGTCCATCGGTACCCAAAGCTTTTTTGAAGCAGATTTGAAGCTAATGAACCGGGCGCACACAGCTTCTGAAGCCGAAGACTCCATTAAAAGAGCCCAGGATTTCGGATTTGAAAATCTCAGTATTGATCTTATTTACGGTTCGCCAACGTCCAATCTTGAAATCTGGAAAGAAAATGTAAAGAAAACCATTACGCTTCAGGTTCCGCACATTTCTTCTTATGCTTTGACGGTAGAACCAAAAACGGCTTTGGAAAACTGGATCTCAAAAGGAAAAGTGAACAGCCCGAAAGAAGAACAAAATCAGGAATTCTATTATTTATCTGATTTTCTAAAAGATAACGGTTTTGATCATTACGAAGTTTCCAATTTTGCAAAACCCGGATTTTACTCCAGGCACAACTCTTCTTACTGGAAATATAAAGAGTATCTCGGAATAGGTCCGTCTGCGCACTCTTATAATGGTTTTGATAGACGAAGCTGGAATGTTGCCAATAATCAGCAATACATTAAAAAATTAAATTCCGGTCTTTTGGCTATGGAAGAAGAATTCCTTTCGCAGAAAGATCAGTTTAACGAAATGATCATGATCGGTTTGCGGACAATCTGGGGAGTTGATCTTATTAGTCTGAATGAAAAATTCGACAGTGAAATGCTGGAATATTTCCATAAAGAAATCAAATCAAAACTTGAAGAAGGAATTTTAATCATTAAAGAAAATCATTTGAAAATTCCGGAAAAACATTGGTTTATGGCAGACGGAATCGCTGCGGATCTATTTATGGTTTAG
- a CDS encoding PorP/SprF family type IX secretion system membrane protein, protein MRKLYAIVCLALLSNAYKAQETLPYYQQYLLDGEFLFNPAQYGKTDYVQLNLNYQQQFSKFSESPNVQSVGINANIFDRVGAGLSVFRDSNGPISAGGITAGASYFIPLSSEGDRKDQFSFGTSVSLYNMNFDYSKINTQDASDPLLQGSESNIFMAYANFGVAATYRNIFAAVSVNDIALTNDEAIVNGREPSPIKFFLNLGYDWYVGDNIYFTPSALINLNTNSTRTIDYNLMATFFNDINSFSFGVNYRSVQNRFDSQQLQIAPVVKVRFNKFMIGATYNLGLSDIQEYGGNSFMLGVGYNFDNFINHRGYRY, encoded by the coding sequence ATGAGAAAACTATATGCTATCGTATGTTTAGCTCTTTTGTCAAATGCATACAAAGCACAAGAAACATTACCATACTATCAACAATACCTTTTGGATGGTGAGTTTCTGTTCAACCCAGCACAATACGGAAAAACAGACTATGTGCAGCTTAATCTTAACTATCAGCAGCAATTTTCGAAGTTCAGTGAGTCTCCAAACGTACAATCGGTGGGGATCAACGCGAACATCTTTGATAGAGTAGGGGCAGGTTTATCTGTATTCAGAGACAGTAATGGTCCTATTTCTGCAGGAGGTATTACGGCTGGTGCTTCATATTTTATTCCTCTTAGCAGCGAAGGAGATAGAAAAGACCAATTCTCTTTTGGTACAAGCGTGAGCTTATACAATATGAATTTTGATTATTCAAAAATTAATACTCAGGATGCTTCAGACCCTTTATTACAGGGTAGTGAGAGCAATATTTTTATGGCATATGCCAACTTTGGGGTAGCGGCAACGTACAGAAATATTTTCGCAGCAGTTTCCGTAAATGACATCGCACTTACCAATGACGAAGCGATCGTTAACGGACGTGAGCCTTCTCCAATCAAATTCTTTTTAAATTTAGGATATGACTGGTACGTAGGAGATAATATCTATTTCACACCTTCCGCGTTAATCAACCTTAATACCAACTCTACAAGAACGATTGATTACAACTTGATGGCAACATTCTTTAATGATATCAACTCTTTCTCTTTCGGAGTAAACTACAGATCTGTTCAAAATAGATTTGACAGCCAGCAATTACAGATTGCGCCGGTTGTAAAAGTAAGATTCAACAAATTCATGATTGGAGCTACTTACAACTTAGGTTTATCTGATATCCAGGAATACGGAGGAAACAGCTTCATGCTAGGAGTTGGATACAACTTCGATAACTTCATTAACCACAGAGGTTATAGATATTAA
- a CDS encoding Smr/MutS family protein: MKIGDKVSVVDEDLSGVVTSVNGNIVVFKDEYGFTYQYPKEKLVPKNSDLYENIKIVKKAEPKKNISKKHQKNALVLDLHFHNLVKNPNDYDSFERLFMQKEKLLEVLQFCRKNHLKRLEIVHGIGDGVLQRMVLDVLESQTGLDFYNKEILHHQSGAVMVEFH; this comes from the coding sequence ATGAAAATTGGTGATAAAGTTTCTGTGGTAGATGAAGATTTGAGCGGGGTGGTTACTTCGGTCAACGGAAATATTGTCGTTTTTAAAGATGAGTACGGATTTACTTATCAATATCCGAAGGAAAAGCTGGTTCCGAAAAATTCGGATTTATATGAAAATATCAAAATTGTAAAAAAGGCGGAGCCAAAGAAAAATATTTCGAAAAAGCATCAGAAAAATGCTTTGGTCTTGGATCTTCACTTTCATAACCTGGTTAAAAATCCTAATGATTATGACAGTTTTGAAAGGCTTTTCATGCAAAAAGAAAAACTGCTGGAGGTGTTGCAATTTTGCAGAAAAAACCACCTCAAGAGGCTGGAAATTGTTCACGGAATTGGTGACGGTGTCCTTCAGAGAATGGTTTTAGACGTTCTTGAAAGCCAGACCGGACTTGATTTTTACAATAAGGAAATACTTCATCATCAATCGGGTGCTGTAATGGTAGAATTTCACTAA
- the def gene encoding peptide deformylase codes for MILPIRAFGDPVLRKVGKDIDKDYPNLQELIENMFETMYSANGIGLAAPQIGLDIRLFVIDVSPLAEDEDYEDIKDELAEFKKVFINAKILEESGEEWKFNEGCLSIPDVREDVKRKGTIVIEYYDENFVKHTETFSDIRARVIQHEYDHIEGILFTDHLSALKKKLVKGKLTKITQGDVSIGYKMRFPK; via the coding sequence ATGATTTTACCGATAAGAGCCTTTGGTGACCCCGTTTTAAGAAAAGTAGGAAAGGATATTGACAAAGACTATCCCAACCTGCAGGAACTGATTGAGAACATGTTCGAGACCATGTACAGCGCCAACGGAATTGGTTTAGCTGCCCCGCAGATCGGACTGGATATCCGTCTGTTTGTGATCGATGTGAGCCCTTTGGCGGAAGACGAAGATTATGAGGACATCAAGGACGAACTGGCAGAATTCAAAAAAGTGTTCATCAATGCAAAGATTCTTGAAGAATCCGGGGAAGAGTGGAAGTTCAACGAAGGATGTCTTTCTATTCCGGATGTGAGAGAAGATGTGAAGAGAAAAGGCACGATCGTGATCGAATATTATGACGAAAATTTTGTAAAACATACAGAAACTTTTTCCGATATTAGAGCCCGTGTAATTCAGCATGAATATGATCACATTGAAGGCATTTTGTTTACAGACCACCTCAGCGCGCTGAAAAAGAAGCTGGTAAAAGGGAAGCTGACCAAAATTACCCAGGGAGACGTAAGCATCGGTTACAAAATGAGATTTCCAAAATAG
- a CDS encoding serine hydrolase: MKQKLSIFLLLLTVGIAHAQVEEKKLDELVQNTLKTFDVPGMSVGIIKDGKVIYSKGFGVRSLTTKQPMDDNTLVGIASNSKGFTCTALAILADEGKLNWDDKVSKYIPEFQMYDPYVSQNVTIKDLVTHRAGLGLGQGDLMFFPEGGNLTVNDIVHNVRYLKPENPFRTTLDYNNIMFIVAGEVIHRVSGLSWAEFIEQRIMKPVGMTSSFGSYNRAKAVANKIDAHAPVNGKAIAVPHDWNETANAAGGIMSNIKDMTLWAECLLNNFTTKNGKKLVSDKNVQQLWSLQIPSGVAAKNPYDTSFYGYGLGWFLSDVKGHKQIQHTGGLIGTVTQFTLIPDMKLGIVVLTNQQSGAAFNTITNTVKDSYLGVADRNWLKTYGERMKKMEESFNQQKKEAFAKSDAFRKDKNLQPKAEQFTGTYNDQWFGDVEITLQGNVYRISCKSSPRLKGELLPYSNNSFIIKWDDRSYDADAYILFDYDETGKARSARLKPISDVTDFSFDFDDLDLRRK, translated from the coding sequence ATGAAGCAGAAACTTTCTATTTTCCTTCTTTTGCTGACGGTCGGTATAGCCCATGCACAGGTTGAAGAGAAAAAACTGGATGAATTGGTACAAAATACGTTGAAAACATTCGATGTTCCGGGAATGTCAGTCGGGATCATCAAAGACGGAAAAGTAATTTACTCTAAAGGATTTGGAGTAAGATCTTTAACAACGAAACAGCCGATGGACGACAACACTTTGGTCGGGATTGCTTCCAACTCCAAAGGTTTTACCTGTACAGCCCTGGCAATTTTAGCCGATGAAGGAAAATTGAACTGGGACGACAAAGTATCAAAATACATTCCCGAATTCCAGATGTACGATCCGTATGTTTCCCAAAATGTAACCATTAAAGACCTGGTAACACACAGAGCCGGATTAGGTTTAGGGCAGGGAGATTTGATGTTCTTTCCTGAAGGAGGAAATTTAACGGTAAACGATATTGTACATAATGTAAGATATCTAAAACCGGAAAATCCTTTCAGGACAACGCTGGATTACAACAACATCATGTTTATTGTAGCCGGAGAAGTAATCCACAGAGTTTCCGGGTTAAGCTGGGCCGAATTTATCGAACAGAGAATCATGAAACCGGTTGGGATGACATCCAGTTTCGGAAGCTACAACAGGGCAAAAGCGGTTGCCAATAAGATCGATGCACACGCCCCGGTTAACGGAAAAGCCATCGCGGTTCCTCACGACTGGAACGAAACGGCCAATGCAGCAGGAGGAATTATGAGCAACATCAAAGACATGACGCTTTGGGCAGAATGCCTCCTGAACAATTTCACAACCAAAAACGGTAAAAAATTGGTTTCAGATAAAAATGTACAGCAGCTTTGGAGTTTGCAGATTCCAAGCGGTGTTGCGGCGAAAAATCCTTATGACACCAGTTTCTACGGATATGGTTTAGGCTGGTTTTTAAGCGATGTTAAAGGCCATAAGCAGATTCAGCATACAGGAGGACTCATCGGAACGGTTACGCAGTTTACTTTAATTCCGGATATGAAGCTGGGAATTGTCGTATTAACCAACCAACAGTCCGGAGCGGCGTTCAATACGATTACCAATACCGTGAAAGATTCTTACCTGGGAGTAGCCGATAGAAACTGGCTGAAAACCTACGGCGAAAGGATGAAAAAAATGGAAGAAAGTTTTAACCAACAGAAAAAAGAAGCGTTTGCAAAATCGGACGCTTTCAGAAAAGATAAGAACCTTCAGCCGAAAGCAGAGCAGTTTACCGGAACGTACAATGATCAGTGGTTTGGAGATGTGGAAATTACTCTGCAGGGAAACGTCTATAGAATCTCATGCAAAAGTTCTCCAAGATTAAAAGGCGAGCTGCTTCCGTATTCCAACAATTCTTTCATCATCAAATGGGACGACAGAAGCTACGATGCCGATGCCTATATTCTTTTTGATTACGATGAAACGGGAAAAGCCCGGTCGGCGAGGTTAAAACCGATTTCCGATGTTACGGATTTTAGCTTTGATTTTGATGATCTGGATTTAAGAAGGAAATAA
- a CDS encoding metallophosphoesterase family protein, which produces MTKILLLSDSHSYIDDRILQYAGQADEIWHGGDFGSIEVIEQLEKIKPLKGVYGNIDNAKIRSEFPEVNRFFCENVEVLMIHIGGYPGKYTPLAKQEITAKAPKLFISGHSHILKVMSDPKNNLLHLNPGACGKQGWHKVRTMMRFVIDGSEIRDLEVIELGPKF; this is translated from the coding sequence ATGACAAAAATCCTTCTCCTTTCCGATTCTCATTCATATATCGACGACCGGATTTTACAATATGCAGGTCAGGCGGATGAAATATGGCACGGCGGTGATTTTGGAAGCATAGAGGTGATTGAGCAGCTTGAAAAAATAAAACCGTTAAAAGGTGTTTATGGAAATATCGACAATGCGAAAATTCGTTCTGAATTTCCTGAAGTGAATCGTTTCTTTTGTGAAAATGTGGAAGTTTTGATGATTCATATCGGTGGTTATCCCGGAAAATATACTCCATTGGCAAAACAGGAAATTACGGCAAAAGCGCCAAAGCTGTTCATTTCAGGTCATTCTCATATTTTGAAAGTGATGTCTGACCCGAAAAACAATCTGCTCCACCTCAATCCCGGAGCGTGTGGAAAACAGGGATGGCACAAAGTGAGAACCATGATGCGTTTCGTGATTGACGGTTCGGAAATCAGGGATCTGGAAGTTATTGAACTGGGACCGAAGTTTTAA
- a CDS encoding RluA family pseudouridine synthase, translating to MAEDNEDFFDEELLDPNSIDNIDIDEENKGLYEHLNITVDKSQEPLRIDKFLLIFRQNSSRNKISQTCRAGNVIVNGVAVKQNYRVKPGDQISVLLAHPPRENVIIPQNIPINIVYEDDDLIVVDKDPGMVVHPGFGNWDGTLVNALAYHFEQNGEKSDLDRVGLVHRIDKDTSGLLVIAKNEYALSFLAKQFFDRKTKRLYWAFVWGNVQDDEGTITGHIGRHPKNRMQMHTYEDGSQGKHAITHYRVLERFRYMTWVECKLETGRTHQIRAHFKHIGHTLFNDERYEGHTPLRGVNLPKYKQFIKNVFEILPRHALHAHTLGFIHPTTKKELYFESPMPKDMADAVKKWRNYLEN from the coding sequence ATGGCAGAAGATAACGAAGATTTTTTCGATGAAGAATTATTAGACCCGAACAGTATTGACAATATCGATATTGATGAGGAAAATAAAGGGTTGTATGAACACCTTAATATCACGGTAGACAAAAGTCAGGAACCTCTAAGAATCGATAAATTCTTGTTGATCTTCAGACAAAATTCTTCAAGAAATAAAATTTCCCAGACCTGCAGAGCCGGCAATGTCATTGTAAACGGAGTTGCTGTAAAACAGAACTATCGCGTAAAACCAGGCGATCAGATTTCCGTTTTACTGGCCCATCCTCCACGGGAAAATGTTATTATACCACAGAATATTCCGATCAATATTGTATACGAGGACGATGATCTCATCGTGGTAGACAAAGATCCAGGGATGGTAGTGCATCCAGGATTCGGAAACTGGGATGGGACTTTGGTAAATGCACTTGCCTATCATTTTGAACAGAATGGTGAAAAATCTGATCTCGACAGGGTAGGACTCGTTCACAGGATCGATAAAGATACCTCCGGGCTTTTAGTAATCGCTAAGAACGAATATGCACTAAGCTTTTTGGCTAAACAATTTTTCGATAGAAAAACAAAAAGACTGTACTGGGCCTTTGTATGGGGAAATGTTCAGGACGATGAAGGCACCATAACAGGCCATATCGGCCGTCATCCCAAAAACAGGATGCAGATGCACACTTATGAAGATGGCAGCCAGGGCAAGCATGCAATAACGCATTACAGGGTTCTTGAAAGATTCAGATATATGACATGGGTAGAATGCAAATTGGAAACCGGAAGAACACATCAGATCAGAGCACACTTCAAACACATCGGGCACACCTTATTTAATGACGAAAGATATGAAGGACATACACCTCTCCGTGGAGTGAATCTTCCTAAGTATAAGCAGTTTATAAAAAATGTATTCGAAATTTTGCCAAGACATGCGCTCCATGCCCATACTTTAGGATTTATACATCCTACTACAAAAAAGGAATTATATTTTGAAAGCCCAATGCCGAAAGATATGGCGGATGCTGTAAAAAAATGGAGAAATTATTTAGAAAACTAA
- a CDS encoding RsmD family RNA methyltransferase: MYRIISGKWKAKKIAAPRNFDVRPTTDFAKEALFSILENTYDMQSISVLDLFAGIGSITLEFASRGCQDITSVEMNPKHTAFINATAGELDMALQVNVQRGDVFDWLKKFRNKKSFEIVFSDAPFEMEEKKYQEIISLVLNNKYLKENGILVVEHQSRMKFNHPNLVDTRKYGNVSFSFFEPNKEEVNEIQNQE, translated from the coding sequence ATGTACAGAATCATTTCAGGCAAATGGAAAGCCAAGAAGATAGCGGCTCCGAGAAATTTTGACGTAAGGCCTACCACGGACTTTGCCAAAGAAGCGCTTTTTAGTATTTTGGAAAACACGTATGATATGCAGTCGATTTCTGTGCTTGATCTTTTTGCAGGCATCGGTTCCATTACGCTTGAATTTGCTTCCAGAGGCTGTCAGGATATCACTTCCGTAGAAATGAACCCGAAACATACCGCTTTCATTAATGCGACAGCTGGAGAGCTTGATATGGCTTTACAGGTAAATGTTCAGCGTGGAGATGTGTTTGACTGGCTGAAAAAATTCAGGAATAAAAAATCATTTGAGATTGTATTTTCCGATGCTCCTTTCGAAATGGAAGAAAAGAAGTACCAGGAAATTATCTCGTTGGTTTTAAATAATAAATACCTGAAAGAAAACGGAATTCTTGTGGTAGAACATCAAAGCAGAATGAAATTCAATCATCCGAATTTAGTGGATACCCGAAAATACGGAAATGTAAGCTTCAGTTTTTTTGAGCCAAATAAAGAAGAAGTAAATGAAATACAAAATCAGGAATAA